In Treponema sp. OMZ 798, the following proteins share a genomic window:
- a CDS encoding chromate transporter, translating into MSLIGLFFLFMYIGLCTIGGGLVAITLMQQELITRGLISSEDFFAMVAISESTPGPMGINMATYIGYELYGVLGSIVLTTGIVLPSLIVIVLIARFASAFQEKPLVKKSFYGLRAGAVGMIAVACCQVINISILNLPVFRASGKITDIVHIKQFAFFGLLFFVSIFFKKLHPIVLVAAGALFGILFL; encoded by the coding sequence ATGAGCTTGATTGGTTTGTTTTTTTTGTTTATGTACATCGGGCTTTGCACCATAGGAGGCGGTCTTGTGGCTATTACTTTGATGCAGCAAGAGTTGATTACCAGAGGGCTTATAAGTTCCGAAGATTTTTTTGCAATGGTTGCCATTTCAGAATCAACTCCCGGTCCGATGGGGATCAATATGGCAACCTATATAGGCTATGAACTTTACGGAGTTTTGGGAAGTATAGTTTTGACTACCGGAATTGTTCTTCCTTCACTGATAGTTATAGTTTTGATAGCCCGCTTTGCCTCAGCTTTCCAAGAAAAGCCTTTGGTAAAAAAAAGTTTTTACGGCTTAAGAGCCGGAGCTGTCGGTATGATTGCTGTCGCTTGTTGCCAGGTAATAAATATTTCGATTTTAAATTTACCTGTCTTTAGGGCAAGCGGTAAAATAACAGACATTGTGCATATAAAACAATTTGCTTTTTTTGGGCTCCTATTTTTTGTAAGTATTTTCTTTAAAAAGCTTCATCCAATAGTTTTGGTTGCCGCCGGAGCCCTGTTCGGCATTCTGTTTTTATAA